A window of Nocardia arthritidis genomic DNA:
GAAGCCGCCTTGTAATCCCGCACATCCCGCAACCCACACAACACCACCGAATGCGGGAACGCCGTACGGCTCTGTGTGAACCCGGCACGCAACTGCCGCAACACGCTGAGTAAGCTCTCACCGCGCAATGCATCGATCTCATCGAAGAACAACACCAACGGACGCGGACATTTCGCCACCCACGCCGTCAACGCCGTATGCAATCGCGATCCCGCCGGGGCATCCGGCCACGGATCCGGCGGCAACAGTTCCGGAGCCAACTTCTGCACCACGGTGACCTGCCGGATCGCCTGCAGTAGCACATCTTCGACCGCGGCCACATCATCACCGAACGGCTCACCGAACTCACACGACACCGGCAACGCAAGAAAATGCCCGGCCGCGGTCAGCTCCCGCGCCAACCCCAGAAGCGCAGTCGTCTTCCCGCTCTGCCGCGGCGCGTGAACGACGAAATAGAACCCGAAATCGATATACGCCCGAGCATCGGGCAACCGCTCATCGGCGGGAATCATGTAATGCAGGTCCGGCAAGCACGGACCAACCGTGTTGAAGTACCTCACCGGCACACCCTACCTGTCCCGGTGACACCGCCCGACCACCATCGCCGACGGAGCGACGGCATCACCGGTCACGATACGGAGTTCCCGCCAGGCAACGGCCAACAGCGGCCGTATCTCCGTCGAATACGGCGTCCGCCGAAGCGGCCGTGAAGTGGTTCACGCTCGATCCGCCGAAACTACTGCCCCCAAGGACAGTATCGGCTCGACCGCACCGGCCAGCGGAGCGATCATCGTTCGGCCATCGCCGCCTCGGACATCGCGCGGATCGTCAGGCACCGACGCTGGCGGCGAAGGTCAACAATGCGACCGATTCGGTCCGCGTTCGGAACCTGTTCGCGGCGATAGCGTTTCCGGTACGAATCCCGCGAACGTGCGAGTATCCCGTCTTCGCGCCGTGATTCATATTGCCTGTCGCCGCGGAAAGGTTGGTTGCCGATGCTCCGGATCCGAAGTTGCACCGCGGTGTTGACGGTGGCGTTACTGTTCTGCGGCACAACGACATTCGCCGCCGCCGATCCGGAGCCTGTCCCCGACACGCCTACCGTGGCGACCGGCGTCGACCCGCTGTACGTCCTGCGGAACCTGGTGATGCTCTTGCAGGGCTACCAGCACGACTGGTCGAATCCGGCGCTGCTCCAATTCTGGCTACAGCATCTCACCAGCCTGCCGGGGCGGGCCGGGCAGAGCCTCGCCCAGCTGGCCGATCCGGCCCAGTATCAGGGACCCGACGGACAGCAGCGGCTCCGCGACAATATCCAGAAGCTCATCGACACCGGCACCCACTTCTTACCGAGCCTCGCCGGGGCCTCACTCGACCCCGCCGACCCCCGGTATCTGCCCAACTGGAGCAACGACGGCGTCTTCGGCCAGCAGGCCGACAGCGCGCTCGACAGCGACGCCCTCGATGTCACCCAGGCCGGAAATGTCGGTCGCGTCGCGAAGTTCCGTTATCCGTGCACCGAACCCGCTGATGTCGTCTTCTACGAAACCCGCAGTGGCGACTGTGTTTCCGGCGATACCCCCGGCGCCGATTTCAAACTGGGCGAAGCCCGCAAGTTCCAGATCGTCGATTCACGCGGATTACGTTTGTCGGCAACGCTTTTCCTACCGGAGGAGGCACTGCACCCGGCACCGGGACAAACCTTCCCGATGACCGTGTTCAGCGATGGCGCCACCGCCATCCAATCCACCTACTACGGCTGGACGATGAACGCGGTGCGCCGCGGCTATCTCGCGCTCACCTACGACGAGGCGGGTCAGGGCGCCAGCGACGGCACGGCGGCGGATCTGGTGGTGCCCTACAACACTGCGCACTGCTTCGCCTCCGGTCCGTGTCGCGACCTCGAGGACGTGATGCGCTGGGTGGTCGGCGACGACATCCTGCCCGCACCCGACACCCAGTCCGTGCTCGCGAACACCACCGATCCCGTATCGTTCTGGAACACCGTGCATTTCCCGCGACTCGGCCAGCGCCGCGACCCCGCATACACACCTGCGGGCGACAATATGCGCAACCCGATCCGCGACCTGATCGACACCTCCCGGATCGGTATCTGGGGCCAATCGATGGGCTCGATTGCCACCGGTCACTATCTCTGGGATGTCGGGCAAGGTCGCGGCATGGACGGCCGACCGGTGCCGAAACCCGCTGCGGCCGTGCTCATGTCGGGCTTCGAGCCATCGCTGGCCGATGTCCCGACCCAGATCCAGACCGCCGATATCGATATTCCGGGTATGACCAGCGGCGGGATCTTCCCCGTCAACGACATCGATATCTTCGGCGCGCACCTGGGCTTCGACCCGACCGATGGCGCGCTCGGCGGAAAGTCCTGGTACGACTGGGTGCGCCGGAACCGCACCGGCAGCGCGCCACTGCAATTCCTCACCCTGGAGGGCGGCAGCCACTTCGACACCGTCGGGGTGGGGATGGTCTTTCCGCGGGCGCTCGAATCATGGCGCAATTCCATCGATTACGGCATCGATTGGTTCGACTGCACTATCCGCGGCGACGATGCCGCGTGCGGGCGGGTCGTCACGCCGGTGCCAGGGCTGTCCCGTGCGGCGGCCGCCGAGGTGTCACCGCAAGGGCCTTCCGGGCCCAGCTACTGTATGACGGTGCCGGACAACGAAACTCTGGTCACCCTGTTACTCGGCCCGCTGAAGCAGCTGCTGTCCGGACTGTACGGCGAACCCACTCCGCAGCCGTGCGTGTCGGGCCAGCCGATTCCCTTGCATCCCTGAGCCATCGCATCAGGCGAATTCCGGGACCGCGGTCCGAGCACCGCGGTTCCGGAATTCCTGTGGCGGACAACCATTCCAACGCCGGAAAGCGCGAATGAACGAGGCGGCCTCCGCATATCCCAACCGAGCGGCCACCTGCTCGGTGGTCATCCCGGTGCGGGCGAGCAACGCCTCGGCCAGCGTTTGCCGCACCTCGTCGAGCAGTGCGCGGAACGAGGTGCCCTCCTCGGCGAGCCGCCGCGACAGCGTGCGCGGACTCATGAACAGTTCCGCGGCGACCGCGGCCTGATCCGGGATATCCCCCGGATCCCGGACCAGCACGGCACGCACCGCACCCGCGATTCCGGCTCGGGACCGCCTGTCCCGCAACAGCTCTCGGCACATCTGCGCACAGGTGTGTCGAGCCCATTCGTTGGCTTGGGGCAGCGGGACAGCCAAATAAGCACTGTCGAACGCTATCTCGTTCACCGGCGCGTCGAATTCCGGTTCGACGCCGAACATTTCGCGATATCTGCCGGTGTCCGCGGGCGCGTGGTGCCGGAAGCGGACGCGACGGGCAGGCACGCCGACGGCGGACAGCTCCCGGCCGATCGTCTGGATTCCGGTCAGCACCCGCTCGGTCAGGAAGGGCCGGACATCCGCGGGCACCTCGTAATCGTCGAGCAGCAGCCGCGCCTCGCCACCGGACTCCTCGAAGGTCAACTGGCCGAATGCGAACGCGAGCTCGATATACCGCAGTGCCACATCGATGGCGTCGCGCAGGGTACTGCTGCTCAGCAGCGCCAGCCCCCACGGCCCGTACATCGAAATGTGGTAGCGGCCGCCGGCCACGACGCCGAGACCGGGTTCGGCGCCGAAGCGCGCCAGCAGATTCCGCACCACGGCCAGTTCCGCCCGTGCGGTGACCTCGGCACTGGGATCGATCACCGATTCGGGTGTCAGCCCGGTGCCC
This region includes:
- a CDS encoding AraC family transcriptional regulator, producing the protein MFDWDLLRNTSSVHVLMLMAEERGMPAADCLAGTGLTPESVIDPSAEVTARAELAVVRNLLARFGAEPGLGVVAGGRYHISMYGPWGLALLSSSTLRDAIDVALRYIELAFAFGQLTFEESGGEARLLLDDYEVPADVRPFLTERVLTGIQTIGRELSAVGVPARRVRFRHHAPADTGRYREMFGVEPEFDAPVNEIAFDSAYLAVPLPQANEWARHTCAQMCRELLRDRRSRAGIAGAVRAVLVRDPGDIPDQAAVAAELFMSPRTLSRRLAEEGTSFRALLDEVRQTLAEALLARTGMTTEQVAARLGYAEAASFIRAFRRWNGCPPQEFRNRGARTAVPEFA